A window of Sorex araneus isolate mSorAra2 chromosome 3, mSorAra2.pri, whole genome shotgun sequence genomic DNA:
TCGCCTTCTGAGGAGATCATGTCCACCCACCCTTCCACATCCACCTTTCTTTTAGTGTAGACTCCTTGTCtccaggctcttttttttttttttttgctttttttttgtagggtcacacccagcaatgcacaggggttactactggctccacactcaggaattactcctagcggtgttggggcggccatatgggatgccggggatcaaaccagggttggtcatgtgcaaggcaaacagtgtactattgctctggcccttccaggctcttttaaaaattattattttattttaataaagtttttcacagtgattaattacattcaatattccaacaccaattccaccaccattgcactgtcccaccaccattatttcagatttttcccaaccaccacccaaatctgccccaatagcaggccctcaatgatttttttgtgggggtcacacccagcaatgcacaggggtcactcctggctcatgcactcaggaatcacccctggcagtgctcaggggaccatatgggatgctgggatttgaacctgggttggccgcgtgcaaggcaaatgccctacccactgtgctatcactccagcccctcaatgatttattttgtattgcttgttatggttAATTTGTATGTagttatttattggtttggggggcagagagtctcttgcccgcatgcctggctatctttcccgaggcccctcggaggggatgggctccagcttccctccccactccgagcagagctcccggcggccgaagattaccagaacctagccatagccatgctcaaggcccctctccacatgttcagacaagcctcacacatgaaggtaccagctgaggaacctaggtgtgtgtaatcccatcaatggccaacatccagagacttaaaagcaagctctcagaaacgCAAAGCGGCCGTGTGATATCTTATAAcatacttttccctctgggagaaattaccaagctactgagagcttcctgcccacataggacagcctcgaaagctttgcatggtgtatccatatgcaaaagccagtaaccagctgatctcattctcctgactttGTGGATAGGACGAttatagaggttactgagactgctcaagcaactcgacggtcaacgggatttcgtgattcgtgattcgtgattggtttgggggccacatccagcagtgctcagggttactcctggctctgcacactggtggtgctttgggaaacTGTATGGAGTATCAGGGACAGAAtctgggtcatccacgtgcaaagcaaataccctacctactgtgctatcactccagcaggtTACCTCCATGCTCGTGATCTCTTTAATCCTTCATTTTCATTCTCTGCCTCATAGAGCTCTAAGGATCCtttgaagtttttctttcttttttgtggggggtgagggggtttgggctatacccagaagtgcttagggcttactcctggcagtgctcgggggatcatatggagtgccagggattgaacccaggttggcggtgtgctactcaagcgccctccccgctgtactattgctctgaccccagagcCTGCAATCTTACCTCCATCCTCACCCCGACAGCCACAGGGAAACTTCCTCTCCTGGTGCCCCTGAGAGTGGACCCTCCCCCATTCCTCACGTTTGTTTCCACCCAGCCTCTCCCAAGGGCCTCTGCCACCTCTTCTGACAATCCCTTTGTGACAGGGAGCCCTCACCCGCTTTTTTCTCTGCCCCAGCTCCAGCCAGGTCACCTTTCAGCCACTGTCCAAGGCCCAGGATCGTCCCACAGAAATTGCTGACCACCTCCCCAGCTCTCACCTCCCCACGCCTGGGCAGTGGCTGACGCCCCCGTGTTGATGCCTGAGACAGCAGGGCTGCAGAAAGGGCCCCTGGAAATGACTCATAGCTGAGAAACTTGCTGTCGGCAGGATCCGGGCCTGGCCCAGGAAGTGCCCGTGAAAATTTAGGGAGTCTATGGGTGGGGGCCTGACAGCTGTCCACATCATAGGAAGTGACAGTCCTTATCCTTTGGAGGGTGGAGCTGATAAGGGAGGTCTGGGTGGAATAGCCGCAAGTCAGGTTCATGTcatacacattctctctctctctcttacacacacacacacacacacacacacacacacacacacacacacacacacacacaccctcttttTCACACATGAAcacctctctcacacactcacaccctttTTTTTCCACACAtgtacatctctctctctctctctctctctctctctctctctctctctctctctctctctctctctctctctttctctctctctttgttccaGTCCACATTAGATTTATTGAAAGTGACCCAGGAACAaagtcttctttccttttctcaaaCCTGGgaattagaaaatgttttctacATCCACAGCCCAGACTGGACAAGCCCTACTCTATGCTAAGCGCTCAAAGAGTCAGGCCGGTGTAGGATTTAGTGtttggggttgatttttttttttaagtccttagTTCAAGACCTGGCCTGTGGTGTGGCTGAGCAAgcaagcactggccttgcatgtgtgaggtcctgggttcagttcctggcaatgtcaaaaaaagaaaaacaaaagaacaaaaaaatccaaaatatcaagACCTGGTTTTGTCTCCTCTGATCTGTGTGTTCTTGGACAAGTCACTGCACTGTTCTAAGTTTCAACTTCTACATCTGGAAATGGGAGTAATGCTACCACCTCCCACAAAGAATCGTAACAATAAGGGATaaagtatgtgtatgtataaaaagTAGCACAAAACAAgcatgcaggggccagagagatggaccAACAGACTAAGCACATGTGCAGCCTGCAGCAGGCCCAGAGTCCATCCCCagctccatctggtcccctgcgcactactgggagtgactccgagcactgagccagggtaGCTCCAAATGCTGCTGGTTATAACCTGAAATCAAACAAACTCAACATTCAATGAAGGACCTGCTAAAATGCTTATGGTTCTGAAAGGATGTGACAAAATTAGCAGCACTGCAAGGCTGTAGCAGTGCCTGATTGGGCCTGGAATTTTCCATTCTCTCTCGACCTCTTTCATGTTGCCTCCTCGGTTGGCTCATACCCACCCATGACTAACCACACAGCAATTTTTCCTGCTCGCAATAAAACTCATTCCCTTTAGGATTTCCCCATCACCAGTCGTGTCTTGGCCCTGAGGATGTCCCTGTGCTGAGGCCTGTTGGACAGGAGGGCTGCAGGAACAATGGTCTCAGGGtgctctgccccctctccctcaAGAGCACTCTAGtttcctcctcatcatcatcacagCCACGACCACACTGCCCATCCCTGTCCCCATGCACCGCTGCTCCCCTGACCCCTCAGTCTCACTGATCTCGGCCTGGGCAGCATGTCTGCACCCCAGCCTCTACCCCACACTCACCTACGGGGGTCCCTCGCCTTCTGGTTTCTCCATCTCCTCTTGGCTGCTTTCTCTGGCCCTAGCACACAGCTCTCCGCTGCTTTCTCTGTTCTCAAGTCTTTgctatcagttttattttttttttggggggggggcggtgctgggccatacctgacagtgctcagggaactgtatgcagtgcagaggatcaaaccaaggtatGTCAGGCAAGCGCCTTTACCCtcatcctatctctctggcctcctgagcTTTTTTCTGTCTCCATTTCTAGTCACTTCAATTAAGGTTTCCTCCAATTTCTTTCAATGCCAAGTACATGTGGGTGATTCTTTGCCTCTCTGGATCAGAGCCCTCAATTTCAAATTCTTTCCTGGGGGTTTCCATCTCCCTTTCAATCAATGGATTCCAGGCTCCCAAACTGGAATGTCTGTGAAATAACAGATTAATTATATGTGATAATTTTATCATATTGGTATAGAGTAAGTAACCTGAAAATAAATCGCATCAGCAGAGGATTCAGCATACCTTCTGCCCTTTGTATTGTCTGTTCACCTATTTTGTGTAGTTTCTATCAGCTCTTTGGCCTCTTCTTTCTTGAATCTTAACCGTTCTCCATATATTGGGACAATAAGCCTTTTGGTCATTtgccttgagatttttttttgtcatacaaGAGTTTTAGGGGCtcaagagatagtccagtgggtagggccttgcatttggctgacccagactcaatcTGTGGCACTCTATCTGGTCCcacaagtcctgccaggagtgacccctgtgcacagagccaggaacagtccctgagcaccacaccaaaacaaaacattatatatatatatatatatatatatatatatattgcttttttgggttacacccggcgatgcacaggggttattcctggctcttcactcaggaatcactcctggcagtgcttgggggaccacatgggatgctgggaatcgaacccaggtcggccgtgtccaaggcaaatgccctacgcactgtgctattggtccagccccactagtaataatttttttaaaaaattattaaaatatcaaaattgtggtgatggggccagagcaactgtACAGCAAtctgggtatttgccttgcatgtggctgacccgggtttcatccctggcacccctgaacaccaccaggcgtgattcctcagtgcagagccaggagcaccacagaACAtgtcccccaaaccagaaactagaaaaaaaaattgtggattcagagagatagtacatgttTTGTGTGCAGctaagcctggttcaatcccaggcgttatacggtcccccaagcattgccaggtgcagccctggggaccctgagcaccatcagggtaaCCCGGGTAACCCCCACACCTCAGGACCCATATCCTTTTGCATTGAACCCCCAGTCTGGTGGGCTGAGTGTTGCCCCCTCCCCAAGTAATCACTAATACAACCTTGTGAGACATTATTAAGATATtgtcattatttagaatttctgaCAGTTCAACAGAACTATTTATTGGAAAGACAAAAACTATAGGAAAGACAAATTTCAAAAGTTTACTGTGTGATTGAAAAATCGCTTTAAAAAAAGCAACTTTCAACATTGGGATCTGAATCTGTCTTCTTCCATCTTAAACTGGAAATTCTCCTTGGTAATTACTTTCCCCGCCCTGTGGCAGGGGAGCCCCCCCTCAAGCACAAATTCACTCAGAGCCCCTAGTGACTGCTCCTCCCACACAGCCAGAGCTCTGGGGAGATGGTGAGACTGCCAGTGAGGTGGCAGTTATGCTAGAGGCAAGAGGACGAGGCCTGGGTTAGAGACCTGAGGGATGATGGCAGGGTCCCCCCCACCAACCGACACCCATCACCATGGCAGGACAGGGTGAACTATGAGAACAAATGGCCAAACTTAGTGACCCAGACAGACAGGCCATAAGTCCCCCCCACCTGCTTGATCTTAGCCCTGCTTCTAGgaactgggtggggtgggggtggattggTGGAACCTCTGAGGCCCTCAGAATCTGAGCTCCACCTACACTTAGGATgggctgtggctagactctggCCTGACCGCCCCCCCAGACCCCAACATTCCATGTGCATCACCCATGTCCCCCACGTCCTCAAGAGCGCCTGGAGTGAGGAAGCCCGCTCTCCTCCTGGAACCCCCACCCTAAGAAAGTCTGCAGCGGGGCTCCTAAGTCAGGCCCACAAGTCAGactcccagccccccaggccaGCTCCCAACCCCTGCCGCCGGCGCAGCGCCAGCCCCAGTGCCTGCCGCACGCGCCCCGCCTGGTTGAGGACGTTGTAGCGGCTCAGTGCCACCAGCTGCTCAAACTCCACAGGCGCGTAGGTGAAGTTCATGATGCCATAAGGAGTGCCAGGCCCGTCCAAGGCGAACTCCCCAAAGGCCCTGTCCTCTGCGGTCTGCCGTTCCACGCCTGCGGGCAGGAGGCAAAGCGTCAGGCAGGGCTCCGGGAGCTGAAgccccccatctccaccccacTTCCCAGTGGCCCGCGCCCCAGCTCTGGGCGCTGAGGGGCAGGGTGCCCAATGGGGCCCTGCAGGACGCGCGCTTTGCCACATCATCCCGGGGTCCATTCGCACCAGCATCCCGCCTCCACCTGGGGGCTGCCCCTCACCTGGGGACAGGTGTGTGCGGAAGGTCCTGTTGACCAGCGGGAAGTGCAGCACGATGGGCGAGCGGGGGTCCTCGGCCTCGGCGAAGAGGTAGCACTCCTGAGGCTCCTTCAAATCCTCGGGGCGCACCTGGATCTGTGGGAAGGGGATGCCCCTCTCCCGGCAGTACCTCTCTGTCTGCTGTAAGACCTGAGAGGGAGGGAAGCTCCTGACCCTGGGTACgcctctctgccccctgcctggATCCCACAGGGCTGGGCAGCCACTCTGAGACACTCCCTGAGTGTCCCCTTTGCTGGCTCTGCTGTTGCCAGATGGTGGGGACATCTGGGGAGCCGCGCCCCTCCAGGCTGGAGCAGCCAGCCAGAGAGCAGAGTCCTTCCTGGAACACTCCTGAGCGCCCCCTTTTGGCcgttctctccacccccaccttcccaccGCCTGGGCCCTGCACCTTCTCCTGAGGGAAGCCTATTTTGAGGGGGCCAGCAGCTACCGGCCCGCTCACTGACAGGTTGCAACCAGGCCTTCCATAGGAGGTGATCCCCCAAAGACCCAGCCTGGTCCCCTGGTTCCATCACCCCCTTACCTCAAAAGGGCTGGACAGGGAGTAGTCAAAGGACAGGATGAGGTCCACGGTCCTGCGCGGGGACAGGCACAGCGGGAAGGGGGAGTTGATGGCCAGGCCTGCGTCCACCAGCTTCAGGCAGTCCCACGTGGGCGTGAGCTCGTTGGGCTTGGAATCCAGGTGATTCTCTGCATGGAGAACAGCCATTGCTTGGGTAGCAGCTTCCCCTACTCTGCACCCCTAGGCCCCTGGGAGCCCCTTCTTGCCCCGCCTCAGTCCCTgaccccacagggtctcctgcCCCAGCCCTAGGCAGCAGGGGCTACCCCCCAACACCAGGCCCCAGCCAGGGGTTCAGGCAGCAGTGGGAGCCCAGCTGCAGAGGGACCCACTTTTCCAGGCCAGGAACTCCCTGCTGGCCTCATAGTTGCGGTGCAGGCCAAGGCCTCGGAGGAAGTTGGGGTTCTGGTCCGTGGAGAAACGACTCCGGAGTAGTTTCTGCAGAGCCTGGGAGAAGGGCGCCTCCGGGGTGATGAGTCTCAGGGTGGGGTCCACATCATCCTCTGGAGGGAGGCGGGAGGTAAAGTGGTATCCTTTAGTTCCACAGCCCCCCTCTTCCCCATCACCGCGCCCATCCCGCCCCCCATGCCCAGGCCTTTCTAAGTTTCAACAACTTTCTTTCCCAGCCCCACATTGTGGAAATTACCTGGGAGCTTGCATTAACTAAATTGTTTTCCTTAATTTGCTTGGCTcttaaaagtagagagaaagagtatggggaatattgtctgccatagaggcagggggagggtgggaaagggggggtatacccgggatattgatgatggggaatgtgcactggcagagggatgggtgtttaatcattgtgagtgtttgatcattgtgagattgtaacccaaacatgaaagcttctaactatctcacggtgattcaataaaactaaaaaaaaaattgcttggttctttttgggccacacctggaggcactcagggctactcctgattttgtgctcaggggttacacttggcggagctcagggaaccacctaCAGCCCATTCATCCGAGTCAGCTGCACACAGgacaagtgccttcacctctATCCTATTTTgaagtttgggtcatacccagagtgTCCCCTGCTGAGGCACGTGCCtcctatgggtgccagggatcaaacctggcctcctgtgtgcaaagcctgcGCTCCGCCCTTTGAGCAGAAAGTGGGAGCCACAACttcccactccagcccctctgggggcTGCACATGCACAGGCTTCTTGTGCCATGGTGAGCAGGGCACTCCCACCTTTTTAGGGGACAGCTAGTAAGGGGGAGGGACCAGGGTGGGACAAGGGTGGCGGCGTCTACAGGGGAAGTTGAGTGTGGGAACCTCTCACACGGCCTGGCACACAGAGGGAGCTCAGAAGCCTGTTCCAAGGAGGGGACGGAGATCGACCAGCTGTCCAGTGGGCCAGCACTGGACTGACCTAACGGAGCTCCCAGCTCCATTCAAGCAGAGAATTAAGGTGTGACCCCATGGCATTCACTGGGCTCCCCTGGCCCTCCTGGGTGAGCTCCCATCTCCCCCATCCCCAGGCACCACCTCTACTGACCCCTGAACGCCCAGAGACCCTGAAGGAGAAGTCAAGACTTCCCGGAGCCCAGTGGGATCTCCAGATCCTTCACTGACACCCACCCCTACCACTCTTCATGCCCCCGCCATGGCTCTTACTAGAGCAGACACGTGGTGGTGACCGGGGTGGCACCCCTCACCTGGGCTATCCTTGGAACCTCTTTGCTGCCCATCCAGGAAGATGTGGCTGCCCGGCTTCAGGAAGATCTCCTCCAGGTTGGCGGCAAAGGCGCTGCCCCAAATCCCTGACACAGAGAGGCCACGCCAGGTCTTCACTGCTCTGCCACCCCGACTCCGGGCCCTGCCCGAGCCCAGCCCTCCTGCCcacactcaccctgcaggtagcAGATGCGGGGTTCGGGCCGTGGCTGCAGCAGTCGGCCCATGAAGAACTCAGAGCCAAAGAGTTCCGTGGGGACATAAGCCCCATACTTGGGGAAGCCGACCTCGTGGGGGGTGAATTCACACCATTCTGGGGGTCCAGGGTGAAGGGAATATTATTGGGGCTGCCCATTGGAACCCCAGCGTCCCCCTGCCCTGGCACCCGAGCAGGTGCCCTTGTCTGGCCAAGAGCAGGAAATGCAACCACGAGGCTGCCAGACACCACCAGTGCTTTTCAGCCTGCCCTCGTCCACCTGTGCCCACAACTGCCTCCACCTACTCCCGCCACCATCTCTGCCTGGTCTGCCACGGCAGGTTTCTGTACtgtgcccctcccgcccccaccaccgCACCTGCAAAATCCTCCCCGCTGCGCTTGCTGTGGACATTGATGCCAGCATAGATGGGGTACGGGTTCTGGCCCTGGCTTATGGCCTCCCGTTGGTCGGACAGCTTGGCAGGGTTTTCCTGGGCAAGAAAGAAGCTATGTGGAGTTCCCTTTCCACACCCACCTGGGGTTGGCCTTGCAGGTGTGGCCACAAGAGAATTTGCTCCTGAGACAGCGCTCCAAGAGGCAGGACTCAGACTGCAGCAGGTGAAGGCCACTATGTGCTCTGTGCAGTTCTAGAGGCTCTGGGAATAACTTCTTCCTTCTTCGGGGAATGGGAAAGTCAGCGAGctattttttttccaggagtGGGGCacactgagtgatgctcaggggctattcttaactctgcactcaggaaccactgctggcagtgcccggggaaccatgtggggtgctggggatcaaactgtgatcagctgcatgcaaggcaaacctcctacctgctgtactatcgcttcagccccagcgATCCATTTTTTAAGGAAATCATCGGGTTGCCAGGTAGCTAACTCGAGGAGCTGGAGTTCTAGCCCTGGCATTTCATGACCTCCACAGCATTGCCGGGCCTATCAGCATTGTACTTGCCCTGCTTTGAACAATCAGCCCCAGCTAGGCTTTTcagataaaaactgaaaataaagtttttttgaaaaaaaaaatagaatcactaGAACACATGCGTCCTTAGAAATGAGAAATCAGGTGAGCCATAGATCCAGGAGAGAGCCCCACCCCTGTTGGGGCCTGGGCCTCTGACTCCCATAGCGCCTGTCCTGCAATTCTAGAAGTAGCCACCAGGTGGCAGGATTCAGCCGCAAAGGCCCTGGAGCGCTGATCCCGGTTACAGGTAGGAAGCGCCGGGACACGTGGCACGCGCCTTGCAAAGGCTCTACCTCTGGCCAGCCAAGACCGCATTTTTGGAGGCCGCGCCTGAGGGTTTTTTGAAAAGCTTCGCTTGTGATTCTAACGTGCAGCATGAACTGGGAAGTGCAGGGAGCCTCTCCCGCTGGGTTTAGAGGTTGGAATGAGGAAGGCGACCTGCACCTCACCTGGCGCCTTGCAGTGACCAGAGAACTTAGACCTAAGAGGTAGCTCTGCAGATCTCCGTGTCCACAGGAGAGAGGGCAGAATGCGTGCTGCCGGGTGGGGCTGGAAAGGGGCCGGGTTTCCTGCTGATCCTTACCTCCTGGTGCAGGAAGTACTCAATGAGGAGACCCCAGAAGTCAACGAGGGAGATGCCTTGGCCTCCCTTTTCTCGGCTCAGCATTTCCTGGACGTAGTACTGCAGCTGCTCTGTAGACAAGGCCCCTGTCTTACTGCTGCTAACCCGAGCTCCGGCGTGCTTGATGGACCCCTGCAGGGCCACCTGCGACCAGGCTGGGTCCTTGTAGAGGGTAGAGATGCACCTGAGTAGAGAGGGGAGGTTGTGTGTCAGGGGGGCACAGACACTCCCTCCTCATTACTTGCTCCTCTCACCTAGGCAGCCCTTTCTggccctcctcctcacccccctaGGGGCAGAAACTCATTCCACCTTCCCcagctctcccacccccaccccaccccagtggtgcccctgccctgccagggCTGTGTGCCCGCCCATCCCATTCCCCATCCTTACCAGGTAGACCCAGAGACCCCACCCAGGTAGGTGACCGTATCCAGGACGCCCAGCTCCTGCAGGCCTGCCAGGCTGCCATAGAGGGCTGACATGGCACGGGCCCCGCCTCCAGACCCCAGGACTGCCACCACAGGCACCTGGGGACAATAATTGCCATGGTGACAATTACCAGCACAGACATTCAGACAGTCAGGTTGAAACTGAGCTCAGGGCCTTCCAGGGACCAATGCACCAAATCCTCAAAGCAACCTGTGAGACCCTTCCCAGTCTACAAACATGACAGTGACAAGGCCAGCACTTGGGGGGAGTGAGGAACCGGTGGTGAAGGAGGAAGTAGGAGAGCAAGCGAACCAGCAAGACCCCTGCCACATGGCCGCCGTGGGTGTAGGACGTGCTGGAGAATGCCCTGCATTCTAAGGTGCTAAGGCAGGTGCCTGCACTCCCGGGAGACACCCACGTCTCTCCCCACACTTCTCCCTGTCAGTGCCACTCTAGGCAAGAGAAATGGCTCTCTGGGGAGTGTGCACGTTGTCCCCTCTGCTGAGAAGCTTGCAGCTGCAGTGACAAAGACCAGTGTCAAGGCAGCTGGACCTGCCAGTATATTTTAGAGAGCTATTACAAATGAAAGCATGACAACTAATAATAGCAAAATAACAACTGATCCCAATTCCTGACTCTTGACGTGTGTAGTTGAGACTCATGCAGCATGGAAGATAAGAGAGGGTAATGGGGCAGCATAGGTCCCGCATGGACCAGCAGTCCCTGAAAGAAATCCCTCCAGAAACTCTCGAGTTGCTCAGTTTTTCCAGAGGGTTTGACTCAGACCACCTGGACCTCAACCTTTCTGTGCACTTTCGATCTCTTGTCTTGGAAAAGACGGTCCTGGCAGTGGCTCAGCCCCTCTGGGTACTGGACGAGACCAAGCTGGGGGGGTAGAGGGACAGGGCctgtgcccctctccccacccacaggCTTGGCTCCTGAGAGCACACATGCAGGTAGGAACCCACCACTGTCTGctcccccaggggcccctcccccaATCCTCAGGCAGTGCTGGAACCGTGGGGGGACCCTCCGTTTGCATATCGCTGTGGTCACTATTTCACCCACTATGACCtccagaggactggagtgatagcacaacgggcagtgcgtttgccttgcacgcggccgacctgagtttgattcctccatccctctcagaaagcacggcaagctaccgagactatcccgcccacacggcagagcctggcaagctacccgtggcatactcgatatgccaaaaacagtaacaagtctcacaatggagacattactggtgcctgctcaagcaaattgatgaacaatgggacgacagtgctacagtgctacagacttccAGAAGCAGGGGTGCCCAGACATGGAGAACATGACTCTCAGCCATGTGAGGTCAGCACGGGAGCATGACTcagagagggtggggaagagaCAAAGGGCCCccctgtgtgcccccccccccgcccactaCATTGAGGAAAGTCTATGGGGGAGTCTTATCTGCAGAGCAGGACGGGACTCTGCAGAAACCAGCCTGGACACCTCGGCCTTGAACTTCCAGCCTCCAGCATGGCAGACTCCCCTGATTATGCCCATCAGCTCGGGCCTGCCTCGACCTCCCCCCCGTCCTCCTCCAGCCTCTCTCAATCCTCCCCTAGGCGGGCCGCCACGCCCCTACCTGGGCATGGTCAGGAGCGTGGCTCAGTCCCAGCACGCCCTGCAGGGCCGTGGACACAACTGACTTCCTCTTGTCCAGAAACTGCTTCTCCCCGTCGCAGAGGTCAAAGCCGAGGCGCACATCCAGGTCGCCAGTGCTGCGGGGGTTGAGGGGTGGCTAGTAGAGAAGAACCTCAGGACAGATGCACTCTCCATAGGATCCCACTCGCCCACCAGGAGCCCCTAAGAAAGACTGTCCCCAGCAGAGCCG
This region includes:
- the PLA2G4F gene encoding cytosolic phospholipase A2 zeta — translated: MLWVGWPRWLADQSLPLLGAVLLQKTDKKGLQCRRWRREVHPFYDLRVKVLQARNIQGTDLLSKADCFVQLRLPTASLDTVQTRTVDNCSDPEWNETFHFRLHSAVKNVLELSLYDKDVLISNQLFQTFFDPGTLRPGQPHRYTFRLQDTDPQELQVEFVLEKSQLPASEVITNGVLVAQPCLRVQGSLEEDGPHPALSRDYGSRYVLVSVPGAPEEPQRLDLRPTVEGGLPTTFCFHMNPVVSPGLKVALEEKLQVLQSGLSGELETQTSKLGEGRLLLSSVPLGCEQRQTVDLEEGQEVTLRMKTEMSTGDLDVRLGFDLCDGEKQFLDKRKSVVSTALQGVLGLSHAPDHAQVPVVAVLGSGGGARAMSALYGSLAGLQELGVLDTVTYLGGVSGSTWCISTLYKDPAWSQVALQGSIKHAGARVSSSKTGALSTEQLQYYVQEMLSREKGGQGISLVDFWGLLIEYFLHQEENPAKLSDQREAISQGQNPYPIYAGINVHSKRSGEDFAEWCEFTPHEVGFPKYGAYVPTELFGSEFFMGRLLQPRPEPRICYLQGIWGSAFAANLEEIFLKPGSHIFLDGQQRGSKDSPGEGCHPGYHFTSRLPPEDDVDPTLRLITPEAPFSQALQKLLRSRFSTDQNPNFLRGLGLHRNYEASREFLAWKKNHLDSKPNELTPTWDCLKLVDAGLAINSPFPLCLSPRRTVDLILSFDYSLSSPFEVLQQTERYCRERGIPFPQIQVRPEDLKEPQECYLFAEAEDPRSPIVLHFPLVNRTFRTHLSPGVERQTAEDRAFGEFALDGPGTPYGIMNFTYAPVEFEQLVALSRYNVLNQAGRVRQALGLALRRRQGLGAGLGGWESDLWA